The following proteins are co-located in the Castanea sativa cultivar Marrone di Chiusa Pesio chromosome 8, ASM4071231v1 genome:
- the LOC142608171 gene encoding elongator complex protein 2 produces MTMSINGGTEVKKVFIGAGCNRVVNNVSWGACDLVAFGAQNAVVIFSPKTAQIVTTLPGHKSSVNCTQWLPSNKFAFKAKELEKHYLLSGDADGAIILWEFSLLERKWRYALQAPQSHKKGVTCITGIMVTKTEALVASTSSDGKVHVWEVLFPSTTGGDCQLQCLETLFVGSKPMVALSLAELPGNTGHMVLAMGGLDNKIHLYCGERTGKFLRACELKGHTDWIRSLDFSLPICTNGEPNSILLVSSSQDKGIRIWKMALRSSLCSTQGAYRKEEMSLASYIEGPLLVAGSSSYQISLESLLIGHEDWVYSVEWQPPSTESVEGIGYYQPQSILSASMDKTMMIWQPEKNSGIWMNVVTVGELSHCALGFYGGHWSPSGDSILAHGYGGSFHLWKNVGVDLDNWQPQKVPSGHFAGVTDIVWARSGEYVLSVSHDQTTRIYASWQNEASLIDGDSWHEIARPQVHGHDINCVTIVQGKGNHRFVSGADEKVARVFEATLSFLKTLNHATSQNISLPEDLQADVQVLGANMSALGLSQKPIYVQATHDNHDRNGNDGLDTIETIPDAVPAVLTEPPIEDQLAWHTLWPESHKLYGHGNELFSLCCDHEGKLVASSCKAQSATAAEIWLWQVDSWKAVGQLQSHSLTVTQMEFSHDDSMLLAVSRDRQFSVFTIKRTGTDEISYQLLARQEAHKRIIWSCSWNPYGHEFATGSRDKTVKIWAVDKGSSVKLLMTLPQFDSSVTALSWVGLGHQKNDGFLAVGMESGLIELWSLSVRRADDGSGSAAGVAAAVAVKLDPFMCHVSAVNRLAWKGPKKSENCKNVQLASCGADNCVRVFEVNVDYAEN; encoded by the exons atgacCATGTCAATAAATGGAGGAACGGAGGTGAAGAAAGTGTTTATAGGAGCGGGGTGCAACAGAGTTGTGAACAATGTTTCATGGGGAGCTTGTGATTTGGTAGCCTTTGGTGCCCAAAACGCCGTTGTTATATTCTCTCCCAAG actGCACAGATTGTGACAACTCTACCGGGCCACAAATCCTCTGTGAATTGCACCCAATGGCTTCCAAGTaacaaatttgcatttaaag CTAAAGAGTTAGAGAAGCACTACCTTCTCTCTGGAGATGCTGATGGTGCCATTATTCTGTGGGAATTTTCTCTTCTTGAGAGAAAG tggAGGTATGCGTTACAAGCACCACAATCACACAAGAAGGGTGTCACATGCATTACTGGAATTATGGTTACTAAAACCGAGGCACTTGTTGCCTCAACTTCTTCAGATGGTAAAGTCCATGTATGGGAAGTGTTGTTCCCATCTACTACCGGAG GTGATTGTCAATTGCAATGTCTGGAAACTCTCTTTGTTGGTTCGAAACCTATGGTGGCACTTTCATTAGCGGAATTGCCTGGAAATACTGGTCATATGGTTCTAGCAATGGGAGGATTGGATAACAAGATTCATCTTTACTGTGGAGAGAGGACAGGAAAG TTTCTTCGTGCTTGTGAATTAAAAGGGCATACAGACTGGATCCGAAGTCTGGACTTCTCATTACCTATATGCACCAATGGTGAACCAAATAGTATTCTACTTGTAAGTTCGTCTCAGGACAAAGGCATACGCATATGGAAGATGGCTCTAAGGAGTTCTCTTTGCAGCACTCAGGGTGCATACAGGAAAGAAGAAATGAGTCTTGCATCTTATATTGAAGGCCCTTTGCTTGTAGCTGGTTCATCCTCTTATCAAATATCTTTGGAATCTCTTCTAATTGGACATGAAGATTGGGTATATTCAGTCGAGTGGCAACCCCCTTCAACTGAATCTGTAGAAGGTATTGGTTACTATCAGCCTCAAAGCATCTTATCTGCATCTATGGACAAGACAATGATGATCTGGCAACCTGAAAAGAATTCTGGAATCTGGATGAATGTTGTCACTGTTGGAGAATTAAGTCATTGTGCTTTGGGGTTTTATGGTGGCCATTGGAGCCCAAGTGGGGATTCAATTTTAGCACATGGATATGGTGGATCCTTCCATCTCTGGAAAAATGTTGGTGTGGACCTGGATAATTGGCAACCACAAAAAGTTCCCTCTGGGCACTTTGCAGGAGTGACAGATATTGTGTGGGCAAGATCTGGTGAATACGTACTGTCAGTTAGTCATGACCAG ACAACTCGAATATATGCTTCATGGCAAAATGAAGCTTCTCTTATAGATGGGGACTCTTGGCATGAAATTGCACGTCCTCAGGTTCATGGTCATGATATTAATTGTGTGACCATCGTCCAAGGAAAGGGGAACCATCGTTTTGTCAGTGGAGCTGATGAGAAAGTTGCCAGAGTTTTTGAAGCTACTTTGTCTTTTTTGAAGACATTGAACCATGCCACTTCACAGAATATTAGTTTACCTGAAGATCTCCAAGCAGATGTTCAGGTCTTGGGCGCAAATATGTCTGCTCTTGGGCTATCACAGAAACCCATCTATGTTCAGG CCACACATGATAACCATGACAGAAATGGGAATGATGGCCTTGACACCATTGAAACTATTCCTGATGCTGTTCCAGCTGTGTTGACTGAACCTCCAATTGAAGATCAACTGGCATGGCATACACTGTGGCCAGAATCACACAAACTTTATGGTCATGGGAATGAATTGTTTTCTTTATGCTGTGACCATGAAGGGAAGCTTGTTGCTTCATCATGCAAG GCCCAATCAGCAACAGCAGCAGAAATATGGCTATGGCAAGTGGATTCATGGAAGGCAGTTGGTCAGTTGCAGTCTCACAGCTTAACTGTGACACAGATGGAGTTCTCTCATGATGACAGCATGCTTTTGGCTGTCTCAAGGGATCGCCAATTCTCCGTTTTCACAATCAAAAGAACAG GCACTGATGAAATCAGTTATCAGCTCCTAGCAAGGCAGGAGGCACACAAAAGAATTATTTGGTCATGCTCTTGGAATCCCTATGGTCATGAATTTGCAACGGGTTCACGGGACAAGACAGTGAAGATCTGGGCTGTCGATAAGGGATCTTCTGTTAAGCTGCTTATGACTTTGCCACAATTCGATAGTAGTGTCACAGCATTATCTTGGGTTGGTCTTGGTCACCAGAAAAATGATGGTTTCCTAGCAGTTGGAATGGAAAGCGGACTCATTGAACTTTGGAGTCTGTCTGTCAGAAGAGCTGATGATGGCAGTGGCTCAGCAGCAGGTGTAGCTGCTGCTGTTGCAGTAAAACTTGATCCCTTCATGTGCCATGTCTCTGCAGTAAACCGATTAGCATGGAAAGGCCCCAAGAAGAGTGAAAATTGCAAGAATGTACAGCTTGCTTCATGTGGTGCTGATAATTGTGTTAGAGTGTTTGAGGTAAATGTTGATTACGcggaaaattaa